In Nostoc sp. CENA543, a single genomic region encodes these proteins:
- a CDS encoding APC family permease, whose amino-acid sequence MTAEIELTQSVHGLKKECLSYGEVLAQSIAVIAPTTTPAANLGLIYASAGNGTWLSFLIGMMGLIFVAVNINQFARRSASPGSLYSYIVKGLGVTAGVLSAWGLILAYLFTGMSTLCGFAIFGQSLLNHIGIHTHVLTLFALGTVLAWYVAYKDIQLSAKMMLLLEAFSIGLILVLGLIIWLQKGFAVDISQLTLQGATPGGISLGVVLVVFGFSGFESATSLGDEAKKPLKNIPKSVMQSAIWTGVFFMIMAYIEVLGFRGSSVDLAKTEEPLSFLAEQAGVGFLGTLISVGALLSFFACVLACINPAARVLFMMARHGLFHTSLGKAHDANLTPHTAIALCSLITFIIPATLNLFGIKPFVILGYTGTICTYGFLLVYILVSVAAPVYLHRLGKLRSLDLAFSVLAVLFMMIPIIGTLGIPGSDLFPVPPSPYNIFPYLFLLYLFAGFSWFMIQRLRYPKMVKKLEHSIDAIHASFSDVE is encoded by the coding sequence ATGACAGCTGAAATCGAACTGACTCAAAGCGTTCATGGTTTAAAAAAAGAGTGTCTTTCCTACGGAGAAGTTTTAGCGCAATCTATAGCGGTGATTGCACCTACAACTACACCAGCAGCGAATTTAGGATTGATTTACGCCTCTGCTGGTAACGGTACATGGTTGAGTTTTTTGATTGGTATGATGGGTTTGATATTTGTAGCTGTCAACATCAATCAATTTGCACGCCGTTCAGCCTCTCCTGGTTCTTTATACTCATACATTGTTAAAGGACTAGGTGTGACAGCTGGTGTTTTGTCAGCCTGGGGTTTGATTCTGGCTTACCTGTTTACAGGAATGTCCACATTATGTGGCTTTGCGATTTTTGGTCAGTCTTTGTTAAATCACATTGGGATTCATACCCATGTTCTAACGTTATTTGCTTTAGGAACAGTTTTGGCTTGGTATGTAGCTTATAAAGACATCCAACTATCAGCCAAGATGATGCTGTTATTAGAGGCCTTTTCCATCGGCTTAATTCTGGTGTTGGGACTGATTATTTGGTTGCAGAAAGGCTTTGCTGTTGATATTTCCCAACTGACACTACAAGGCGCAACACCTGGAGGAATATCATTAGGAGTAGTCTTAGTGGTATTTGGTTTTTCCGGCTTTGAAAGCGCGACTTCCTTGGGAGATGAAGCCAAAAAACCCCTGAAAAATATTCCCAAATCGGTAATGCAGAGTGCGATTTGGACGGGTGTGTTTTTTATGATCATGGCTTATATCGAAGTCTTAGGTTTTAGAGGCAGTTCTGTAGACTTAGCCAAAACTGAAGAGCCACTTTCATTTCTAGCAGAACAAGCAGGTGTAGGATTCTTAGGCACATTAATTAGTGTAGGCGCGTTGCTGTCATTCTTCGCTTGTGTTCTAGCTTGTATTAATCCTGCGGCTAGGGTGTTGTTTATGATGGCGCGTCACGGATTGTTTCATACTTCTTTAGGGAAAGCACACGACGCAAATTTAACTCCCCATACAGCGATCGCGTTATGTTCGCTCATCACATTTATCATACCTGCAACCTTGAATCTATTCGGCATCAAGCCGTTTGTAATTCTCGGTTATACCGGCACAATTTGCACCTATGGCTTTTTACTCGTCTATATTCTAGTTTCCGTTGCTGCACCAGTATATCTGCACAGACTAGGAAAACTGCGATCGCTAGATTTAGCTTTCTCAGTTCTAGCTGTATTATTCATGATGATCCCAATCATCGGGACATTAGGAATCCCCGGCAGTGATTTATTTCCGGTTCCCCCATCTCCCTACAACATCTTTCCTTACCTATTTTTGCTCTATCTCTTCGCTGGCTTTAGTTGGTTTATGATCCAACGCCTACGTTATCCCAAAATGGTCAAGAAATTAGAGCATTCCATTGATGCGATTCACGCGAGTTTTAGTGATGTGGAATAG
- a CDS encoding cadmium resistance transporter: MSNFVTAIPSGITAFTATNLDDLVMLTLFFSQVSATFRRRHIVFGQYLGFTALVIASLPGFFGGMVLPRHWIGLLGLVPIAIGLSRWLNPSNDESEENQEDQSESEQLPFASFLSPQTYSVAAITIANGSDNLGIYVPLFASHNLGGLLVILGVFFSLIGIWCYASYMLTRQKAIAELLTRYGNYLVPFVLVGLGVFIILDSQALSPLALAACCLCLVGLVKKPRLSPEVENN; the protein is encoded by the coding sequence ATGAGCAATTTCGTCACTGCCATTCCCTCTGGGATTACGGCTTTTACTGCAACTAACCTTGATGATTTGGTGATGCTGACACTGTTTTTCTCGCAAGTCAGCGCAACTTTCCGCCGTCGCCATATTGTTTTCGGACAGTATTTAGGTTTTACGGCGTTGGTAATTGCTAGCCTTCCGGGTTTTTTTGGTGGGATGGTTTTACCAAGGCACTGGATTGGATTATTGGGACTTGTACCAATAGCTATTGGTTTGAGTCGCTGGCTTAATCCTAGCAATGATGAATCAGAGGAGAATCAGGAAGATCAATCTGAGTCTGAACAATTACCATTTGCCAGTTTTTTATCTCCCCAGACTTATAGTGTGGCAGCAATCACGATCGCTAACGGTAGTGATAACCTTGGTATATATGTACCATTATTTGCCAGCCATAATTTAGGGGGTTTGCTGGTGATTCTCGGCGTGTTCTTCTCGTTGATTGGGATTTGGTGCTATGCCAGTTATATGCTAACTCGCCAAAAAGCGATCGCTGAACTACTAACTCGTTACGGTAATTATTTAGTGCCTTTTGTTTTGGTCGGGTTGGGTGTATTTATTATCTTAGATAGTCAAGCTTTATCGCCGTTGGCTTTAGCGGCTTGTTGTCTGTGTTTGGTGGGTTTGGTGAAAAAACCCCGACTCTCACCGGAAGTAGAAAATAATTGA